A genomic window from Acinetobacter chinensis includes:
- a CDS encoding helix-turn-helix domain-containing protein produces MENYEIHYEELVDLIYKIPLQYDGWGSFCKKLSTVINCSSVHVLARDLEFQVYSFSRTVKRFISGKDAAQVEVLYLHFPVQEWKGVLNTSRQGWYQCHHDISDDILKKPDLSHDILLPDQIRYTAAHEIIRDDKLCMLIAIQTSAQRQPLVSDELIFLDKLLIHLRRVVKIQRNIYEHSTQSIIGFELIDKLSQPVILLSLSGTVLHHNHAAERVTGKNKIIAVQNELICLPEPYQTMLIQNINQLERQFKNERTLKNNKLNNSCIKIKHADGNILYLFVTLLVSENEMKMSGILPAVMLTLYDSGYSSAIDLHLLHLSFHLTPAETKVALLLLEGYLPKEIAQKNHVTEDTVRKQIRAIYKKTSTNRQSELVRLLLNMPEYRI; encoded by the coding sequence ATGGAAAATTACGAGATACATTATGAGGAACTGGTCGATCTGATTTATAAAATTCCATTACAGTATGATGGCTGGGGGAGTTTTTGTAAGAAATTATCAACCGTTATAAACTGTTCCAGTGTTCACGTTTTAGCTCGGGATCTGGAGTTTCAGGTGTATTCATTCAGTAGAACTGTGAAGCGGTTTATCAGTGGAAAGGATGCAGCTCAGGTTGAAGTTTTATATCTGCATTTTCCTGTTCAGGAATGGAAGGGGGTATTGAATACATCCCGTCAGGGCTGGTATCAGTGTCATCATGATATTTCAGATGATATTTTAAAAAAGCCTGATTTATCCCACGATATATTACTTCCAGATCAGATACGTTATACAGCTGCACATGAAATAATCAGGGATGATAAATTATGTATGCTGATTGCAATACAGACCTCAGCACAAAGACAGCCACTGGTTTCCGATGAATTGATTTTTCTTGATAAATTATTGATTCATTTAAGAAGAGTGGTAAAAATACAACGTAATATTTATGAGCATTCAACACAATCCATTATTGGCTTTGAACTGATAGATAAGTTGTCGCAACCGGTTATTCTGCTGAGTTTATCAGGTACAGTTCTGCACCATAATCATGCAGCAGAAAGAGTTACTGGAAAAAATAAAATTATTGCAGTTCAGAATGAGTTGATATGTCTGCCTGAACCTTATCAGACAATGCTGATCCAGAATATTAACCAGCTGGAAAGACAGTTTAAAAATGAAAGAACTTTAAAAAACAATAAGCTGAATAATAGCTGTATTAAAATCAAACATGCAGATGGAAACATTCTTTATCTCTTTGTTACTTTACTGGTTTCTGAAAATGAAATGAAAATGTCCGGTATTCTTCCTGCTGTTATGCTGACACTTTATGATTCAGGTTATTCATCAGCCATAGATCTGCATCTGTTACATCTTTCATTTCATCTGACTCCAGCGGAGACAAAAGTTGCCCTGCTGTTACTGGAAGGTTATTTACCCAAAGAAATTGCTCAGAAAAATCATGTCACAGAAGATACGGTAAGAAAGCAGATTCGTGCTATTTATAAAAAAACGTCAACAAACAGGCAGTCAGAGCTTGTTCGGCTGCTGCTGAATATGCCTGAGTATAGAATTTAG
- a CDS encoding DUF962 domain-containing protein, with the protein MNAQVQPRREVEDIPGFQLPIKNYSEFYRFYLTEHRNIMSRRLHAAGSSVGIYFFTKAIRQRKPKYFVYGLVSGYACAWVGHFVFEKNKPASFKQPLYSFISDWRMLSDIVRGNLSLRDRKFDKIDS; encoded by the coding sequence ATGAATGCCCAGGTACAGCCCAGACGGGAAGTTGAAGATATCCCAGGATTTCAGTTACCCATTAAAAACTACTCAGAGTTTTACAGATTTTATCTGACTGAACATCGCAATATCATGAGTCGCCGTTTACATGCAGCAGGCAGCAGTGTGGGTATTTATTTTTTCACTAAAGCCATTCGACAGCGTAAACCCAAATATTTTGTCTATGGACTGGTTTCAGGCTATGCCTGTGCCTGGGTAGGGCATTTCGTCTTCGAAAAAAATAAACCTGCCAGTTTTAAACAGCCTTTATACAGTTTCATTTCAGACTGGCGGATGCTGTCAGACATCGTGCGCGGTAATTTAAGCCTGCGTGACCGTAAATTTGATAAAATAGACAGTTAA
- a CDS encoding CYTH domain-containing protein, whose amino-acid sequence MLEVELKFQIPEARRSALLKAVDPKKSDVIQLQARYFDTESKLLAQHKAALRQRLEGTQWVQTLKAATPQSHVQRFEDNHSLGELEQAPELDLSVYQQNPEALSILKNALGNELDQLTLQFETDIQRTSRIIQFEDAEIEVCVDIGEVRTASAQQDIHEVEFELKSGSVQSLLAFSFEWVKKYQLWLDVRSKAEFGNLLVSNKNVSPASTAKELQFNKKDSADKNLRSFIASHLQHLLPNIAAISAQVAEKEHIEQAQTALHHLHLSLALFKDWTDTKTDKWAHQLSAFESHFKNLAHFEHMQRTLGALLQNPKTAESLNKDILYAQEKLINLVKSTQNVQHYLELLMFSLSSSTKVQSHDLKWFAQNTLQNQYKQLQECLNSADLSDLESLEALALRLNELKFSFPLLTSIYDVKNLQKYGKSLNDAQAACEQYQVLASSSSYLQETELEASDWFALGWLTAKQEVYAEKLLEATEQFLVSRKFLK is encoded by the coding sequence ATGCTTGAAGTTGAATTGAAATTTCAGATTCCAGAAGCCCGTCGCAGTGCCTTACTCAAAGCCGTAGACCCTAAAAAATCTGATGTCATTCAGCTCCAGGCCCGTTATTTCGATACTGAAAGCAAACTGCTGGCACAGCACAAAGCTGCGTTACGTCAGCGTCTTGAAGGTACGCAGTGGGTACAGACACTGAAAGCTGCGACACCCCAGAGCCATGTTCAGCGTTTTGAAGATAATCACAGTCTGGGTGAACTGGAACAGGCTCCAGAACTGGATCTTTCGGTATATCAACAAAACCCCGAAGCCCTGAGTATTTTAAAAAATGCGCTGGGTAATGAACTGGATCAGCTTACACTCCAGTTCGAAACAGATATTCAGCGTACCAGCCGTATCATTCAGTTTGAAGATGCTGAAATTGAAGTCTGTGTGGATATTGGTGAGGTCCGTACAGCATCAGCTCAACAGGATATTCACGAAGTTGAGTTTGAACTGAAAAGTGGCTCTGTTCAGTCTTTACTGGCTTTCAGTTTCGAATGGGTTAAAAAATATCAGCTATGGCTGGATGTCCGCAGCAAAGCAGAATTTGGCAATTTACTCGTCAGCAATAAAAACGTCAGCCCTGCAAGTACCGCCAAAGAGCTGCAGTTCAATAAAAAAGACTCTGCTGATAAAAACCTCCGTTCTTTTATTGCCAGTCATCTTCAGCATTTATTGCCCAATATTGCAGCCATTTCCGCTCAGGTCGCAGAAAAAGAGCATATTGAACAGGCACAGACTGCACTGCATCATCTGCACCTGAGTCTAGCGCTGTTCAAAGACTGGACCGATACCAAAACCGATAAATGGGCACATCAACTGTCAGCATTTGAAAGCCATTTTAAAAATCTTGCACATTTTGAACATATGCAACGTACTCTAGGCGCTTTATTGCAAAATCCAAAGACTGCAGAAAGCCTGAATAAAGATATTTTATATGCTCAGGAAAAGCTGATTAACCTGGTGAAATCGACACAGAATGTTCAGCATTATCTTGAGCTGCTGATGTTCAGTCTGAGCAGTTCCACTAAAGTACAGAGTCATGACCTGAAATGGTTTGCTCAGAATACACTGCAAAATCAGTACAAGCAGTTACAGGAATGTCTGAACAGTGCCGACCTGTCTGATCTGGAAAGTCTGGAAGCGCTGGCATTACGCCTGAATGAACTGAAATTCAGTTTTCCACTTCTGACCAGTATTTATGATGTGAAAAACCTGCAGAAGTACGGTAAATCGTTAAATGACGCACAGGCAGCCTGTGAACAGTATCAGGTCCTGGCATCTTCATCTTCTTACTTACAGGAAACTGAACTGGAAGCCAGTGACTGGTTTGCACTGGGTTGGTTAACCGCCAAGCAGGAAGTCTATGCCGAAAAACTGCTTGAAGCGACAGAACAGTTCCTGGTCAGCCGTAAGTTCCTGAAATAA
- a CDS encoding DUF3144 domain-containing protein, with translation MSEENQLPEDDQFYERADEFISLANKQCNSVSESEFETQAAKVSASFMYANARFSTWLTACGYSNADDMRNNKELILQYFLDQYKMMLEDNFEEYASNFEEYMNVEAEEVKRFV, from the coding sequence ATGTCTGAAGAAAATCAATTACCTGAAGATGATCAGTTTTATGAACGTGCTGATGAGTTTATCTCTTTGGCAAATAAACAATGCAACTCTGTCTCAGAATCTGAATTTGAAACTCAGGCAGCAAAAGTCAGCGCTTCATTTATGTACGCCAATGCCCGTTTCAGCACCTGGCTGACTGCCTGTGGTTACAGCAATGCTGATGATATGCGAAACAATAAAGAGCTGATTCTTCAGTATTTCCTGGATCAGTACAAAATGATGCTGGAAGACAATTTTGAAGAATATGCATCCAATTTCGAAGAATATATGAATGTCGAAGCAGAAGAAGTTAAGCGTTTCGTTTAA
- a CDS encoding DUF3144 domain-containing protein: MSQKIEATDVTEEEALNAVFFERADEFIKHANEFCRPPKGQQTKPEELRGQVSAAMLFGTARFNTWVAANNFKDGNEMRDAKDQVMSYILQQFQMMLEDNYDEYCDQFENYLRFRKNEEFHAHKHDHKHEH, translated from the coding sequence ATGTCTCAGAAAATTGAAGCTACAGATGTCACCGAAGAAGAAGCCTTAAATGCTGTATTTTTTGAGCGTGCTGACGAATTTATTAAACATGCTAATGAGTTCTGCCGACCGCCTAAAGGGCAACAGACAAAACCTGAAGAATTACGTGGTCAGGTCAGTGCTGCCATGCTGTTTGGTACAGCCCGTTTCAATACATGGGTCGCTGCCAATAACTTTAAAGACGGTAATGAAATGCGTGATGCCAAAGATCAGGTCATGTCCTATATTCTTCAGCAGTTCCAGATGATGCTGGAAGATAACTATGATGAATACTGTGACCAGTTTGAAAACTATCTGCGCTTCCGTAAAAATGAAGAATTTCATGCGCATAAACATGATCACAAGCATGAACATTAA
- a CDS encoding LexA family protein, translated as MSKKIPIYFSDAAFARLQQLMGEHGKPSPTLNALLENALAPLQHTVSTSKASSIINAELQKVYPQRTCPLPVTLESIPAGFPAPSVNDIDKVIDLNDILISNPEATFLNVIKTTSMVNAGLEYGDIVVIDRSLEPRHRSIVVALIDQHELTIKRLMVSAQMSRAELEEEFGEDGQDIPERWLKAESPEYDNICLKPGQTFSVLAVVTWNLKKMLA; from the coding sequence ATGTCCAAAAAAATTCCCATATATTTTTCTGATGCCGCTTTTGCCAGACTGCAACAGCTGATGGGTGAGCATGGAAAACCCAGTCCAACATTGAATGCTCTGCTTGAAAATGCTCTCGCACCTTTACAACATACGGTTTCAACATCAAAGGCATCATCCATCATTAATGCTGAACTGCAAAAAGTCTACCCTCAGCGCACCTGCCCCTTACCAGTGACCTTAGAATCCATTCCGGCAGGTTTTCCAGCACCGTCCGTCAATGATATTGATAAAGTTATTGATTTAAATGACATTCTGATCAGCAATCCTGAAGCGACTTTTCTGAATGTCATTAAAACCACATCCATGGTCAATGCCGGACTTGAGTACGGTGATATTGTAGTCATTGATCGCAGTCTGGAGCCCCGTCACCGCAGTATAGTGGTTGCTCTGATTGATCAGCATGAACTGACCATTAAACGTCTGATGGTTTCAGCTCAGATGTCCCGGGCAGAACTGGAGGAAGAGTTTGGCGAAGATGGACAGGACATTCCTGAACGCTGGCTGAAAGCTGAAAGCCCTGAATATGACAATATTTGTCTGAAACCCGGTCAGACTTTCAGTGTTCTTGCGGTCGTGACCTGGAACCTGAAAAAAATGCTTGCCTGA
- a CDS encoding Y-family DNA polymerase, producing the protein MKNQDQIYALVDMNNCYVSCERAFDPQLNHVPVIVLSNNDGCVISRSEEAKQLGIKMAVPFYQIQSLVQQHKIQVRSSNYKLYNEISRRFHNILKSSVSPLNHEFYSIDEGFLNLSPFQQHDLSDFSQQIRQRIEQWLGIPVCIGIGRSKTEAKLANHLAKKNAYMAGVCNLAQMDLCSKEMLFQKIDVAEVWGVGRKNCKRLHALNIHSVFDLATADPAFIEKMFSVVMKRSVLELTGVSCLELEQIITSKKQIISSRSFGQRISDLDSLSEAMSHFLQIAVTGLRRQQSLCNGLIAFVQSGTFPGRTQYYHQSITINFATPTDSALQMNQVLMSRMSELFKSGIAFKKCGVILTGLENKATHIHDLWADHEQLEKFEKLQCVMDQVKKRYGQQGLAIGATQLPDRDWSMSQHHLSPDYFSLEGLPAIYH; encoded by the coding sequence ATGAAAAATCAGGATCAGATTTATGCACTGGTGGACATGAATAACTGCTATGTAAGCTGTGAACGGGCATTTGATCCACAGCTGAATCATGTGCCTGTTATTGTGCTGTCCAACAACGATGGCTGTGTCATTTCACGCTCAGAAGAAGCCAAGCAGCTAGGCATTAAAATGGCTGTTCCGTTTTATCAGATTCAGTCCCTTGTGCAACAGCATAAGATTCAGGTACGTTCCAGTAACTATAAGCTTTATAATGAAATATCACGGCGTTTTCACAATATTTTAAAAAGTTCTGTCAGCCCGCTGAATCACGAGTTTTACTCCATTGATGAAGGTTTTCTCAATCTCAGTCCGTTTCAGCAGCATGATCTTTCAGATTTTTCCCAGCAGATCAGACAGCGTATTGAACAATGGCTGGGCATTCCTGTATGTATCGGTATTGGTCGCAGTAAAACTGAAGCTAAACTTGCCAATCATCTGGCTAAAAAAAATGCCTATATGGCAGGTGTCTGTAATCTTGCACAAATGGATCTGTGCAGTAAGGAAATGCTGTTTCAGAAGATTGATGTGGCTGAAGTCTGGGGTGTGGGCCGTAAAAACTGTAAACGGCTTCATGCTCTGAACATTCATTCTGTATTTGATCTGGCAACGGCTGATCCTGCATTTATAGAAAAAATGTTTTCGGTTGTCATGAAACGAAGTGTACTGGAGCTGACGGGTGTTTCCTGCCTGGAACTCGAACAGATCATCACATCCAAAAAGCAGATTATCTCTTCCCGCTCCTTTGGTCAGCGTATCAGTGACCTGGACTCATTATCTGAAGCCATGAGTCATTTTCTACAGATTGCGGTTACGGGTTTGCGCAGACAGCAATCGCTATGCAACGGTCTGATTGCTTTCGTACAGTCAGGTACTTTTCCTGGTCGGACACAGTATTACCACCAATCGATTACGATTAATTTTGCAACTCCAACAGACTCTGCATTGCAGATGAATCAGGTACTGATGTCACGTATGTCCGAATTGTTTAAATCAGGTATAGCCTTTAAAAAATGTGGTGTCATTCTGACTGGACTTGAAAATAAAGCCACGCATATACATGACCTGTGGGCAGATCACGAGCAGCTGGAAAAATTTGAAAAACTGCAGTGTGTTATGGATCAGGTCAAAAAACGCTATGGACAACAGGGACTGGCGATTGGTGCAACACAGCTGCCTGACCGCGATTGGTCGATGTCACAGCATCATCTCTCACCTGACTATTTCAGCCTTGAGGGCTTACCTGCCATTTATCACTGA
- a CDS encoding amidohydrolase family protein: protein MQNLGFALIDPHIHQWDPYNTPHAAALAVKLLGKHPFLLDKMVRLVKPRDLLDTVGLTTHITRPYLPQDYKKDTGHYAVEQVVHVEASWANHKGKGVVGETEFIESLAFNADTVKLGAIVATADPTDSNFKKILKLHQQASKKVRGIRRMAAHHEDKGIHAWADDPHLYTSKKFLKGFEQIAQHHLSFDAWIYSTQIADVIELAKKFPETSIVLDHFGTPAGLFGKVGQSTGLTQTARENIFYQWQDNIAELATCPNVYTKMSGLFMPVLGHQFHKKKQQASKQQIIDLVAPLITHALDSFGSYRVMFASNFPMDSVSTSLVNIIDAFSDIVAGYDHETLERVFHHNARQFYRLDTPY, encoded by the coding sequence ATGCAAAATTTAGGATTTGCATTGATTGACCCACATATTCACCAATGGGATCCCTATAACACACCACATGCAGCAGCACTGGCAGTAAAACTGCTGGGCAAGCACCCTTTTTTACTGGATAAAATGGTGCGTCTGGTCAAACCGCGCGATCTGCTGGATACGGTTGGACTGACAACGCATATTACCCGTCCTTATTTACCGCAGGATTATAAAAAAGATACGGGGCATTATGCGGTTGAACAGGTCGTCCATGTAGAAGCCAGCTGGGCAAACCATAAAGGCAAAGGCGTAGTCGGTGAAACCGAATTTATTGAATCATTAGCTTTCAATGCTGACACCGTAAAACTAGGAGCAATTGTTGCCACAGCAGATCCGACAGACAGTAATTTTAAAAAAATTCTGAAACTGCATCAACAGGCTTCAAAAAAAGTGCGTGGCATCCGTCGTATGGCAGCACATCATGAAGATAAAGGGATTCATGCCTGGGCAGATGACCCACATTTGTATACCAGTAAAAAGTTTTTAAAAGGTTTTGAACAGATCGCACAGCACCATCTGAGTTTTGATGCCTGGATATATTCCACTCAGATCGCAGATGTTATAGAACTGGCAAAAAAATTCCCTGAAACTTCAATTGTACTCGACCACTTTGGGACGCCTGCAGGGCTGTTTGGCAAGGTGGGGCAATCCACAGGTTTAACTCAGACTGCCCGGGAAAATATTTTCTATCAGTGGCAGGACAACATTGCAGAACTGGCAACCTGTCCAAATGTCTATACTAAAATGTCAGGTCTGTTCATGCCGGTACTTGGACATCAGTTCCATAAGAAAAAACAGCAGGCATCAAAACAGCAGATCATTGATCTGGTTGCTCCACTGATTACCCATGCACTGGACAGCTTTGGTTCTTATCGGGTGATGTTTGCTTCCAACTTTCCAATGGACAGTGTCAGCACCTCACTGGTCAATATCATTGATGCATTCAGTGACATTGTGGCGGGTTATGACCATGAAACCCTGGAACGGGTATTTCATCATAATGCGAGACAGTTTTATCGACTGGATACGCCCTACTGA
- a CDS encoding M16 family metallopeptidase, which translates to MLMQMKKLTLSLCLIGFSAGAFAQTVLLKSEHNIEEYKLDNGFRVLLAPNDKENKVFVNTVYMTGSLNDPQGKGGLAHLLEHLAFKGTQNVKGEEFQRRLDQYTLMTNASTDYYSTKYMNIVRPEKNALNEVIYLEAERMDKLVLQEKFVPSEINIVMREREVRMDQPFAVMMDQMWKSAYGNQYMGRLPIGDLAELKSIKMDELNQFYKAWYAPNNAVMVISGKFDKAEVLKQIDKNFSKIPARKMPAQAQVPVLDSAKIQNRNFVVQKGSDLAKFNIYLNGKNEKIRTVLSLAPPLYSMQPSGHLYQSIVETGTATAVQSTTWLDRDFNLVFMGAVYAPDHQADKVQTGLINGVEKTAPFNETELKRVQYMVQNQAESIQTNAAALGSRLSDYYVSYQGDWTQYFKDLERIQKLNVAEVNSTLKDFLIPAHRISGDIKPTPEDQKKALQQEKKEQAQTLDQKIEQAEPLKNVSEYKKEVRQYLVRSGQQLEKNEQKIQRGQLKNGLKYALFPVATQDDKTYATINVDFGTAESLFNKDEIIDFTSYLLLRASDKYSLQNIADKSIEAGGGAVASAAGNGMNIQIVAKKEKFPEFFQYIVDVMKNPAFEQSQFDLIKSQTLATLNRPYTEPETVAALTIARLIEVYQPGDLRYHFEPDFAVKQVKAASRDQVVELYKKFFAMNNAQVALTGDFKSDEMLKLLQKNFEGWNSEQPYQRLNSEFRSYSAQKVHALSEQREFGSYQALQTFPMGADHPDTPAMMVFSYILGNSQLSSRLAQELREKNALVYGFGSSIQLDDWSDSGALTINANYTAGKSAEVSQSVHKVLEKLLKSGVTEQEVEAAKASIMKKRVTSLEDERNIHKMLAPQLERNRDLLFRKKRDQAISKLTKADVDTVIKKYIQPDHLVEVMADQYGQPQDSTAVKK; encoded by the coding sequence ATGTTGATGCAGATGAAAAAACTTACCTTGTCACTTTGTTTAATCGGTTTCAGTGCGGGGGCTTTTGCACAGACGGTATTACTTAAATCTGAACATAATATTGAAGAATATAAACTCGATAATGGTTTTCGGGTTCTACTTGCACCGAATGACAAAGAAAATAAAGTCTTTGTAAATACCGTTTATATGACGGGTTCGCTGAATGACCCTCAGGGCAAGGGTGGTCTGGCACATCTGCTTGAACATCTGGCATTTAAGGGCACACAGAATGTAAAAGGTGAAGAATTTCAGCGCAGACTGGATCAGTACACCTTAATGACCAATGCCAGTACAGATTATTATTCCACTAAATATATGAATATTGTACGCCCAGAAAAAAATGCACTGAATGAAGTCATCTATCTGGAAGCAGAGCGGATGGACAAACTGGTGTTGCAGGAAAAATTTGTCCCTTCAGAAATTAACATTGTCATGCGTGAGCGTGAAGTCCGTATGGATCAGCCTTTTGCTGTCATGATGGATCAGATGTGGAAATCTGCTTACGGCAATCAGTATATGGGACGTTTGCCTATTGGTGATCTGGCAGAACTGAAATCCATAAAAATGGATGAGCTGAATCAGTTCTATAAAGCCTGGTATGCACCAAACAATGCTGTGATGGTGATCTCAGGTAAGTTTGATAAAGCTGAAGTACTGAAACAGATTGATAAAAATTTCAGTAAGATTCCTGCGAGAAAAATGCCTGCACAGGCTCAGGTACCTGTACTGGATTCAGCAAAAATACAGAACCGTAATTTTGTGGTTCAAAAAGGCAGTGATCTGGCAAAATTCAATATCTATCTGAATGGAAAGAATGAAAAGATCAGAACCGTACTGTCTCTTGCACCTCCTTTATACAGTATGCAACCCAGCGGGCATCTTTATCAGAGCATAGTCGAAACAGGGACTGCAACAGCTGTTCAGTCTACAACATGGCTGGATCGTGATTTCAACCTGGTGTTTATGGGGGCTGTATATGCACCTGATCATCAGGCAGATAAAGTTCAGACAGGTCTGATTAATGGTGTGGAAAAAACAGCACCTTTCAATGAAACTGAGCTGAAACGTGTACAGTATATGGTACAGAACCAGGCTGAAAGTATTCAGACCAATGCTGCGGCACTGGGGTCACGGTTATCTGATTATTATGTGTCTTATCAGGGCGACTGGACGCAGTATTTTAAAGATCTGGAACGGATTCAGAAACTGAATGTGGCTGAAGTCAACAGTACCCTGAAAGACTTTCTAATCCCTGCACACCGTATTTCAGGGGATATAAAACCGACACCTGAAGATCAGAAAAAAGCACTTCAGCAGGAGAAAAAGGAGCAGGCACAGACGCTTGATCAGAAAATTGAACAGGCTGAACCTTTAAAGAATGTCAGTGAATATAAAAAGGAAGTCCGTCAGTATCTGGTCAGATCAGGTCAGCAACTTGAAAAAAATGAACAGAAAATTCAGCGTGGGCAGTTAAAAAATGGTCTGAAATATGCACTGTTCCCTGTGGCAACCCAGGATGATAAAACTTATGCCACGATCAATGTAGATTTTGGAACGGCTGAAAGCCTGTTCAATAAAGATGAAATTATTGATTTTACATCTTACCTTCTGCTTCGTGCATCAGATAAATACAGCCTGCAGAATATTGCAGATAAGTCCATTGAAGCAGGTGGCGGGGCAGTTGCTTCTGCGGCAGGTAATGGTATGAATATTCAGATCGTTGCAAAAAAAGAAAAATTTCCTGAATTTTTTCAGTACATCGTGGATGTTATGAAAAATCCTGCTTTTGAACAGAGTCAGTTTGATCTGATCAAATCTCAAACTCTGGCGACACTGAACCGCCCATATACTGAACCTGAAACTGTAGCTGCTTTAACCATAGCAAGGCTGATTGAAGTCTATCAGCCTGGTGATCTACGTTATCATTTTGAACCTGACTTTGCGGTTAAGCAGGTCAAGGCAGCATCCCGTGATCAGGTTGTGGAGCTATATAAAAAGTTCTTTGCCATGAACAACGCACAGGTTGCGCTGACAGGTGATTTTAAATCTGATGAAATGCTGAAACTGCTTCAGAAGAATTTTGAAGGATGGAACTCAGAGCAGCCTTACCAGCGTTTAAATTCTGAATTCAGGTCTTATTCTGCGCAGAAAGTTCATGCATTGTCTGAACAGCGTGAATTTGGCAGTTATCAGGCACTGCAGACTTTCCCAATGGGGGCTGATCATCCCGATACTCCTGCAATGATGGTGTTCAGTTATATCCTGGGGAACTCTCAGCTTTCTTCACGTCTTGCGCAGGAATTAAGAGAGAAAAATGCATTGGTGTACGGTTTTGGCAGCAGCATTCAGCTGGATGACTGGAGTGATTCAGGTGCTTTAACCATTAATGCAAATTACACAGCAGGCAAGTCGGCTGAAGTCTCACAGTCAGTGCATAAAGTGCTAGAAAAACTGCTGAAATCAGGTGTCACCGAACAGGAAGTGGAAGCAGCAAAAGCCAGTATTATGAAAAAGCGTGTAACCTCGCTTGAAGATGAACGTAATATTCATAAGATGCTTGCACCACAGCTGGAACGGAATCGTGATCTTCTGTTCAGAAAAAAACGTGATCAGGCTATTTCTAAACTGACAAAAGCAGATGTGGATACTGTGATTAAAAAGTATATTCAGCCGGATCATCTTGTGGAAGTCATGGCAGATCAGTATGGGCAGCCACAGGATAGTACTGCGGTCAAAAAATAA
- a CDS encoding winged helix-turn-helix domain-containing protein, with the protein MKTTLRQLALTRQLLSTQQNIATGLAGTLQTIQQLGYVQIDTISVVERAHHHVLWNRVPGYEHGHLNQLVQQKKIFEYWFHAAAYLPVEDYRFALPQMLEVRKGTTRYFGRGDAGLMREILAKIQAEGKISSRQIDAKHKNKQGTWWNSGPARRAFEHLFMQGDLMICERQGMEKFYDLSERCLPEGLNLNMPSMDEYAEYLFKTVQRAHGVFSWKQLIHLKSGQPIRDAMRQLIHEKLSTGEIQEIQLDRGQKLYVDAVGMEQMAERRNSSPQRGEYTDVKILSPFDNLIIHRERLNTLFDFDYKMECYVPADKRIFGYFSLPVLAENELVGRMDCKAHRAEKRLEVISLHLQTEIRQHDVFWSQLAEALTKFAVFNQCTQVDAQHIAGLAQHLYRS; encoded by the coding sequence ATGAAAACGACACTTAGACAGCTGGCACTGACCAGACAACTGCTTTCCACGCAGCAGAACATTGCCACCGGGCTTGCAGGAACATTGCAGACCATACAGCAGTTGGGTTATGTGCAGATTGATACCATTTCAGTGGTCGAGCGGGCACATCATCACGTGCTGTGGAACAGAGTGCCTGGATATGAACATGGACACCTGAATCAGCTGGTTCAGCAGAAAAAGATTTTTGAATACTGGTTTCATGCCGCGGCTTATCTGCCTGTAGAGGACTATCGTTTTGCACTGCCCCAGATGCTTGAGGTCAGAAAGGGCACAACCCGCTATTTTGGGCGGGGCGATGCTGGTCTGATGCGGGAAATTCTGGCAAAAATACAGGCTGAAGGAAAAATCAGTTCCAGACAGATTGATGCAAAGCATAAAAATAAACAGGGGACATGGTGGAATTCTGGACCTGCCCGCAGGGCTTTTGAACATCTGTTTATGCAGGGTGACTTAATGATCTGCGAACGTCAGGGTATGGAAAAGTTCTATGACCTGTCTGAACGCTGTTTACCTGAAGGGCTGAATTTAAATATGCCCAGTATGGATGAATATGCAGAATACCTGTTTAAAACTGTTCAGCGCGCCCATGGCGTGTTCAGCTGGAAACAGTTGATACATTTAAAGTCAGGACAGCCCATTCGTGATGCCATGCGTCAGTTGATTCATGAAAAACTGAGTACCGGGGAAATTCAGGAAATCCAGCTGGATCGTGGGCAAAAGCTCTATGTTGATGCGGTGGGGATGGAACAGATGGCTGAACGGAGAAACAGCAGCCCTCAACGGGGTGAATACACGGATGTCAAAATTCTTTCTCCTTTTGATAACCTGATTATTCACAGAGAACGATTAAACACCCTGTTTGATTTTGATTATAAAATGGAATGTTATGTTCCTGCTGATAAAAGGATTTTTGGCTATTTCAGTTTGCCTGTTTTAGCTGAGAATGAACTGGTGGGCAGAATGGACTGTAAAGCCCATCGTGCAGAAAAACGGCTGGAAGTGATCAGTCTGCATCTGCAGACAGAAATCAGACAGCATGATGTTTTCTGGTCACAACTGGCAGAGGCACTAACAAAATTTGCAGTATTCAACCAGTGTACTCAGGTTGATGCTCAGCATATTGCTGGACTGGCACAACATCTGTACAGATCATGA